One window of Desulfobaculum bizertense DSM 18034 genomic DNA carries:
- a CDS encoding ABC transporter permease, producing the protein MNLELLIPLLAAAIQSGTPVLFATLGEMFTERAGVLNLGVEGMMIVGALAAFLTAKFTGSPWLGLVAGGLAGAGMGAIHGLVCLEFLGNQTVSGLALTIFGIGLADYLGTPFIGQSAPGFYAFDVPLLSSIPAIGSIFFKHDAMVYLSYITPVLFWFFWHRTKTGLALTAAGEYPKAAAAAGLHPVRLSWLGILAGGFLVGIGGAYLSLAYTHLWTNGMSAGRGWIAVALVIFAFWRPGRAVFGAYLFGGVMAFQLRLQATGTNLPSSLLLMLPYLLTVLVLLFSAMRGSGKSSAAPGSLGVNIEPEG; encoded by the coding sequence GTGAACCTTGAGCTTTTGATTCCTCTCCTTGCCGCCGCCATTCAGTCCGGCACTCCAGTCCTTTTTGCCACACTCGGAGAGATGTTCACCGAGCGCGCGGGCGTGCTGAACCTTGGCGTTGAAGGCATGATGATTGTTGGTGCGCTGGCCGCATTTTTGACCGCCAAGTTTACAGGTTCACCGTGGCTTGGTCTGGTTGCTGGTGGTCTTGCTGGCGCAGGCATGGGAGCCATTCACGGTCTCGTCTGTCTGGAATTCCTCGGAAACCAGACCGTCTCCGGTCTGGCCCTGACGATCTTTGGTATCGGGCTTGCCGACTACCTTGGGACGCCGTTCATTGGCCAGAGCGCGCCGGGCTTTTACGCCTTTGATGTCCCGCTGCTCTCTTCCATCCCTGCGATTGGTTCCATATTCTTTAAGCACGACGCTATGGTGTATCTGTCTTACATCACGCCCGTGCTTTTTTGGTTCTTCTGGCATCGGACCAAAACCGGTCTGGCCCTCACAGCCGCAGGTGAATACCCCAAAGCAGCTGCCGCCGCAGGTCTGCACCCCGTGCGCCTGAGCTGGCTCGGCATTCTGGCTGGTGGCTTCCTCGTCGGCATTGGCGGTGCATACCTCTCGCTGGCCTACACCCATCTGTGGACAAACGGCATGAGTGCAGGTCGTGGCTGGATTGCTGTTGCTCTCGTTATTTTTGCCTTCTGGCGTCCCGGTCGTGCCGTCTTTGGCGCGTATCTTTTTGGTGGCGTTATGGCATTCCAGCTCAGACTTCAGGCCACAGGAACCAACCTGCCGTCGTCTCTGCTGCTCATGCTCCCCTACCTGTTGACTGTCCTCGTCCTGCTTTTCTCTGCCATGCGTGGCAGTGGCAAGAGTTCGGCAGCTCCAGGTTCGCTCGGCGTTAACATCGAACCCGAAGGATAA